In Stieleria varia, one genomic interval encodes:
- a CDS encoding dockerin type I domain-containing protein produces MPLPFSSTTNPGNPHDVNDDLEVTALDALEIVNSLKVRETHSSAFHMDVNRDNRVSALDALMVLNQLGKDRAVATLRLVTDTGSGAQSRLDRVTSQPALMGRIRGLGDSLLTFTIDSDQRQDESPVFVTNTGSFLLTEIQLENALGRPLDDGGYNVKLWTSQQESPLLSYSFTLDRTLPVLAIREAGATSDSRFRISVTDANFDFEHADQMLEVIAMESSGIVIDRIERHQHDADVYFRSLSETSSSLGSHPVRVTAEVVDRAGNRLQRDFETTVAVLPDRSSLLIANSGTPRLAAELSANAGQLIELPAFTSDAFASFTVVDQIGTTTRRVEPERIRVVSDLSNDRMATYIVPINATTGPLILEGLDTPYWLQIVPTVQSLSVNPDYFGSSNSSSVTVVGTGLHGNPQLAPNDSDIGRRLEDTSYAIANHVIPADQSSYTVRDWHGPFEADRWRYATLGGFSEVYEAGDRFVATAEFGASVEANVLSANPGQVISVHGDRLGSYPFFQLFDSPELDNQIATLAATNPTDDDSSASIELPVDVSGDVFIRRQGSRQATKISIVPLISRFTKTLPVSDYDDYSLHTFGVPDEGGQYRFFTPDTEATQPWLDLTLRDGQKDWSWPDWSTAGNGRVRFQIRSEVGISDPMILSVINLPDRSTDVDLTLRNRLAADANPDRVWVANGHRLEQYSVTDGSFIQDVTLQGIEHVDDVLGFEHFIYLDSTLHSQAKTFNSPTIGFLQASYHPLGQQVLYLFDAFSGQSRSSLTLEPEVELSSIAYDPSENLFYGIQERSQEIVVLSAVDGRLLSRRAFDFDFRGYRIYFNRQSAKIQVIRAAKVYDVDVPQSTVSYSSVIDGSASNDVAVLADGTPIGMAVSFEFLRTLRLPDADTFTGSLPRLDSVIATAERGVPTDASLPSANAGQRIVLKGRGFLPSTRVRFDGSHWVAGIPRSDGTEFLVVIPLDAESGQFWITDFETSDGASVQGEVQLVPTIDGIALVEQIFCCSPLVVVRSSGVTSSYRMSRLDSTGLISDDSLKVDSDGGTDLYPIAKWLGTFQVRVATVDGYHERLIDDQVPTVGRNADVRYSYLYNRLPGVEWSTELDADIASGEVVLATPGAGLEIISSANRSKIFEGSVVEFTGRFKTLPYERTETVSSSSTIVTVPPDMVSGTIKVVGASRPTELRFLPSLMAMYGDPRKPGSTILIGGKGLAEHARIEIDGIPAEKRLVQGDDQQYVHDIVAVTVPAGAQDGSVKVISDFPTDDSLIVSHSALTLGGIPVRPPVFIEPGHSLDDATLVELPEPDVVQQLTWVHDESSSDRFLAVEAKEQEGFLLTMQAPGSLAVTVYDASGHSLRTIQGTKVFRAPASGIYRFRVAVDSDKSGPILFELSRLKSTLYVPATARSLSSERTDDLGLNLPVINEGETLLVQPEAEHQFCHGDSLAPGDAGVDCSETGEATITVIGVESQLYGWTTRSISGEVPLQLLIAPVIESVHLGNGQLTVYGKRLSGGSTRLIIDGIEYDDLNTVDGSKGRWIRLPIERLVEPPRENVVVKTLTATAENSTGSIDGLRGEGVTFSLGDVVYPPLRGSLFPDGENASALSSIVRYDDGSFSHLRAWTDNPRHAQLWFLGDQSHSIWQLEPATQVTRISLGSRYGLHSLLIQGRDLLGWDQIRIGNGPALPMDSMRVDTSTNSGVDQITVIFENLAEIAGPIRLLAGSHEHVILRDSVEVTGNAFFGEIPDNAFPSANPGQWLSWNLLPDALITESEVFLNYETHADGDWQQVTLPITNRHVVIPVGARNAYVLAPAQEPIPIQIIDPFLTSPDYLGSYYAPESSVDMFVPVVHADADEESFRKTVDRGDIAISHLAIGPQNQVMAVERRKFEFDTYWLSGPEELPMRVDGFPTNGRFDFVRVPSKLGLQDVPPGQVVHLVNAPYKRVCVSSPGLHWNQASCGRALPDEVDAPLALDLHGNRLTLLTSHGVEVRDSIDATLLARFDAPGFTQLRRHPLTGHFWLLNDQGVFVELNPVSGGILSEHLSPITVRDFAFDDQGRFYVAIRNGFGVMDVPSLPANSSLMAILNVTTAPENGAVPLLRNDPWVDLSGEHFTSTTRFVIRFETTDGEFIEDVRTPSAISPDRARVHLPHSVDRVSDEFGILLLGDDATLKFRVAR; encoded by the coding sequence ATGCCTCTGCCGTTTTCCTCGACTACCAATCCTGGGAATCCGCACGATGTCAACGATGATCTTGAAGTAACGGCGTTGGATGCCTTGGAGATCGTGAACTCGCTTAAAGTCCGCGAAACTCATTCCAGTGCGTTCCATATGGACGTCAACCGTGACAACCGAGTGTCCGCCCTCGATGCGTTGATGGTCCTCAATCAACTGGGGAAGGATCGAGCTGTGGCAACGCTTCGGCTGGTGACTGACACGGGGTCTGGCGCTCAATCCCGTCTTGACCGGGTTACCAGCCAGCCAGCCTTGATGGGACGCATCCGAGGATTAGGCGATTCGCTGCTGACCTTCACCATCGATTCCGATCAACGACAAGACGAATCGCCAGTTTTCGTAACCAATACCGGTTCGTTTCTGCTCACTGAGATTCAGTTAGAAAACGCCCTTGGTCGCCCTTTGGATGATGGGGGCTACAACGTGAAACTGTGGACGAGCCAGCAAGAGTCTCCGCTTCTCTCTTATTCTTTCACGCTGGACCGGACCCTCCCCGTCCTTGCAATCCGAGAGGCGGGGGCAACAAGTGATTCGCGTTTTCGAATTTCCGTGACGGACGCCAACTTTGACTTCGAACACGCAGATCAAATGCTGGAAGTCATTGCGATGGAATCGAGTGGAATCGTGATCGACAGAATTGAGCGTCATCAGCATGACGCGGACGTTTACTTTCGGTCACTCTCTGAGACCTCCTCTTCGTTGGGAAGCCACCCTGTGCGAGTCACGGCTGAGGTGGTGGATCGAGCAGGCAATCGGCTGCAGAGAGACTTCGAAACCACCGTCGCCGTTTTGCCGGATCGATCGAGCCTTCTGATCGCGAACTCAGGCACCCCGCGTCTTGCCGCAGAATTGAGTGCAAATGCCGGTCAGTTGATCGAACTGCCCGCGTTCACCTCCGACGCCTTCGCCTCCTTCACAGTGGTTGACCAGATTGGCACCACGACGCGGCGTGTTGAGCCCGAACGAATTCGTGTCGTGAGTGATTTGTCGAATGATCGAATGGCTACGTACATTGTCCCCATCAACGCCACCACCGGACCGTTGATTCTCGAAGGGCTGGATACACCTTATTGGTTACAAATCGTTCCGACCGTTCAATCGCTTTCAGTCAATCCTGACTATTTCGGGAGCAGTAACTCGTCCTCCGTCACCGTGGTAGGAACTGGCTTGCACGGCAATCCACAGTTGGCCCCAAATGATTCGGATATTGGCAGGCGTCTGGAAGACACTTCTTATGCGATCGCCAATCATGTGATTCCTGCAGACCAGTCTAGCTACACGGTGCGTGATTGGCACGGTCCGTTCGAAGCCGACCGCTGGCGTTATGCGACGCTGGGTGGTTTCAGCGAAGTCTACGAAGCCGGCGATCGATTTGTGGCCACGGCGGAGTTCGGTGCTTCGGTTGAAGCGAATGTGCTTTCGGCAAACCCGGGGCAGGTGATTTCCGTTCACGGCGATCGGCTCGGGTCTTATCCGTTTTTTCAACTGTTCGATTCGCCCGAACTTGACAACCAGATCGCGACCCTAGCCGCAACCAATCCAACGGATGATGACTCCTCGGCGTCGATCGAGCTGCCCGTAGATGTCTCTGGGGATGTTTTCATTCGTCGTCAAGGATCTCGACAAGCGACCAAGATTTCGATCGTCCCTCTGATCTCTCGATTCACCAAAACGCTACCGGTCTCTGATTACGACGACTACTCACTCCACACCTTTGGCGTTCCTGACGAAGGCGGTCAGTATCGTTTTTTTACTCCCGATACCGAGGCAACCCAGCCTTGGTTGGACTTAACACTCCGTGATGGACAAAAGGATTGGTCTTGGCCGGACTGGTCCACCGCAGGGAACGGCCGCGTTCGATTTCAGATCCGCAGCGAAGTGGGCATCAGCGATCCGATGATTCTCTCGGTGATCAACCTTCCGGATCGCTCGACGGATGTGGATCTTACACTCCGGAATCGGCTGGCCGCGGATGCAAATCCCGATCGCGTCTGGGTAGCCAACGGACATCGACTAGAACAATACAGCGTCACCGATGGAAGCTTCATTCAGGATGTGACTCTGCAGGGGATCGAACACGTTGACGATGTGTTGGGCTTTGAGCATTTCATCTACCTTGATTCGACGCTGCATTCTCAGGCCAAGACTTTTAACTCGCCAACCATTGGATTCTTACAAGCATCCTATCACCCGCTTGGCCAACAAGTGTTGTATTTATTCGATGCGTTTAGCGGCCAGAGTCGCTCCTCTCTCACCCTGGAACCAGAAGTCGAGTTATCTTCGATTGCGTATGACCCTTCTGAGAACCTGTTTTACGGAATACAAGAACGCTCTCAAGAGATTGTCGTTTTGTCAGCGGTCGATGGACGATTGCTGAGTCGACGAGCATTCGACTTCGATTTCCGTGGCTACCGAATCTACTTCAATCGCCAGTCCGCGAAAATCCAAGTCATACGCGCAGCCAAGGTTTATGACGTTGATGTGCCACAAAGTACTGTTTCCTATTCGTCAGTGATTGATGGCTCTGCCTCAAACGATGTCGCTGTGCTTGCCGATGGCACTCCGATCGGAATGGCAGTCTCGTTTGAATTTCTACGAACGCTGAGGTTGCCAGATGCGGATACCTTCACCGGCAGTCTTCCTCGGCTAGACTCGGTCATCGCTACCGCAGAAAGGGGAGTTCCGACCGATGCCTCACTCCCCAGTGCGAATGCCGGCCAGAGGATCGTATTGAAAGGCCGTGGCTTTTTGCCATCCACGCGAGTTCGATTTGATGGGTCTCATTGGGTCGCGGGGATCCCACGCTCAGATGGAACCGAGTTCCTTGTCGTGATTCCTCTCGATGCGGAATCAGGTCAGTTTTGGATCACTGATTTCGAAACCAGTGACGGAGCAAGTGTTCAAGGCGAAGTTCAGTTGGTGCCGACCATCGATGGAATTGCCCTGGTTGAGCAGATCTTCTGCTGTTCCCCGTTGGTTGTCGTCAGAAGCAGCGGAGTCACGTCCTCGTACCGGATGTCACGACTGGATTCGACAGGTTTGATCTCTGACGATTCGTTGAAAGTGGATTCAGATGGCGGGACGGACTTGTACCCAATCGCAAAGTGGCTTGGAACGTTTCAGGTACGAGTTGCTACGGTTGACGGATACCATGAACGCTTGATTGACGATCAAGTGCCAACCGTCGGACGCAATGCGGATGTTCGATACTCGTATTTGTACAACCGATTACCAGGGGTCGAATGGTCTACGGAACTCGATGCCGACATTGCAAGCGGCGAAGTGGTTTTGGCGACGCCAGGAGCTGGCCTCGAAATCATTTCCTCCGCTAATCGAAGCAAGATTTTTGAGGGCTCCGTGGTGGAGTTTACGGGGCGATTCAAGACGCTGCCGTACGAGCGGACAGAAACCGTTTCGAGTTCGTCCACAATCGTTACGGTGCCTCCAGACATGGTATCCGGCACCATCAAAGTCGTGGGAGCCTCCCGACCCACGGAGCTGCGTTTCCTGCCGAGCTTGATGGCAATGTACGGTGACCCAAGAAAGCCAGGCAGCACGATTCTTATAGGCGGCAAGGGCCTCGCAGAGCACGCCCGCATCGAAATCGATGGCATTCCCGCCGAAAAACGACTCGTGCAGGGTGATGACCAACAGTATGTGCACGACATCGTCGCGGTAACTGTGCCCGCAGGTGCTCAGGACGGATCGGTGAAGGTGATTTCCGATTTTCCCACAGACGACTCATTGATCGTGTCGCATTCTGCGCTGACGCTTGGCGGCATTCCGGTCCGGCCCCCGGTATTCATCGAGCCGGGGCATTCGCTTGACGATGCCACGCTGGTCGAATTGCCTGAACCTGATGTTGTCCAACAACTGACATGGGTTCACGACGAATCATCGAGTGATCGTTTCCTTGCGGTTGAGGCGAAGGAACAGGAGGGGTTTCTCTTGACGATGCAGGCGCCCGGCTCGTTGGCCGTGACGGTCTATGATGCGTCCGGTCACAGTCTTCGAACCATTCAGGGTACGAAAGTCTTCCGCGCCCCGGCTTCCGGGATCTATCGTTTTCGCGTCGCCGTCGACTCTGACAAATCGGGACCGATCCTGTTTGAGCTTTCCAGGTTGAAGAGCACACTTTATGTGCCCGCCACGGCTCGGAGTTTGTCCTCCGAAAGAACCGACGACCTCGGATTGAACCTACCCGTTATCAATGAAGGCGAAACCCTATTGGTCCAGCCTGAGGCTGAGCATCAGTTCTGTCACGGGGATTCACTAGCGCCGGGCGACGCGGGCGTTGATTGCTCAGAGACGGGCGAAGCGACCATCACAGTCATAGGGGTCGAGAGTCAGCTTTACGGTTGGACGACGCGATCGATCAGCGGCGAGGTTCCCCTGCAATTGCTGATCGCACCTGTGATTGAGTCGGTCCACCTTGGAAACGGACAGTTGACTGTCTATGGAAAGCGATTGTCCGGTGGATCGACTCGCTTAATCATAGACGGCATCGAATACGACGATCTGAACACCGTCGATGGCTCCAAGGGTAGATGGATCCGGCTACCCATTGAGCGGCTTGTGGAACCGCCGCGGGAAAATGTCGTGGTCAAGACACTCACTGCAACTGCAGAAAACTCGACCGGCTCCATCGACGGACTGAGAGGCGAAGGCGTGACTTTTTCGCTCGGCGATGTCGTTTATCCACCGTTACGCGGTTCGCTGTTCCCCGATGGAGAAAACGCGAGCGCACTTTCGAGCATTGTCCGGTACGACGACGGGTCGTTTTCCCATCTGAGAGCCTGGACTGATAATCCGCGGCATGCGCAGTTATGGTTTCTGGGAGATCAATCTCATTCGATCTGGCAACTCGAACCCGCGACACAAGTGACTCGCATATCGCTGGGGAGTCGTTACGGTCTGCACTCGTTATTGATACAGGGGCGGGACCTACTTGGATGGGATCAGATTCGAATCGGCAACGGCCCTGCTCTGCCAATGGATTCCATGCGCGTAGACACGTCAACCAACTCAGGGGTCGACCAAATCACGGTCATCTTCGAAAACCTCGCGGAAATCGCCGGCCCCATCCGGTTGCTCGCTGGCAGTCATGAGCATGTCATCCTTCGCGATTCGGTCGAGGTGACAGGCAACGCGTTCTTCGGTGAAATCCCGGACAACGCATTTCCAAGCGCCAATCCTGGACAATGGCTGTCGTGGAACTTGCTGCCCGACGCCTTGATTACAGAGTCAGAAGTCTTTCTGAACTATGAAACGCATGCCGACGGCGATTGGCAGCAGGTCACTTTGCCAATCACGAATCGACATGTCGTCATTCCTGTCGGAGCGAGAAATGCGTACGTGTTGGCTCCTGCCCAAGAACCGATTCCCATTCAGATAATCGATCCGTTCTTAACGTCTCCCGACTACCTTGGCAGCTATTATGCTCCCGAAAGCTCCGTGGACATGTTTGTCCCTGTTGTGCATGCAGATGCTGACGAAGAAAGCTTCCGCAAAACAGTGGATCGGGGAGACATCGCGATCTCTCACCTCGCAATCGGTCCTCAGAATCAAGTCATGGCGGTCGAGCGACGGAAGTTCGAATTCGACACTTATTGGCTTAGTGGCCCTGAGGAATTGCCGATGCGTGTCGATGGTTTCCCAACAAATGGTCGCTTCGATTTCGTCCGCGTTCCATCCAAGCTCGGACTCCAAGACGTGCCTCCTGGTCAAGTCGTCCATTTAGTGAATGCTCCGTACAAGAGAGTTTGCGTGAGTAGCCCTGGGTTGCATTGGAACCAAGCTAGCTGTGGTCGTGCGTTGCCCGATGAGGTGGATGCTCCCTTGGCGCTGGACCTGCATGGAAATCGGCTCACGCTGCTGACATCCCACGGCGTGGAGGTGCGAGACTCAATCGACGCCACGCTGCTTGCTCGGTTCGATGCGCCGGGATTCACACAGCTTCGTCGGCATCCGTTGACCGGTCATTTTTGGCTTTTGAATGACCAAGGAGTCTTTGTCGAACTGAACCCGGTGTCAGGGGGCATTCTGTCAGAACATCTCAGTCCCATCACAGTCCGTGATTTTGCTTTCGATGACCAGGGCAGGTTCTACGTCGCGATCAGAAATGGATTTGGCGTGATGGATGTGCCATCGTTGCCCGCCAATTCGTCCCTGATGGCGATTCTCAATGTAACGACCGCCCCAGAAAATGGGGCGGTTCCACTACTTCGGAATGATCCCTGGGTTGATTTGAGCGGTGAGCACTTTACGAGTACAACACGTTTTGTCATCCGTTTCGAAACGACCGATGGTGAATTCATCGAAGACGTCCGCACGCCCAGTGCAATCTCGCCGGATCGCGCCCGTGTCCATTTGCCTCACTCAGTTGACCGAGTTAGCGACGAGTTTGGTATTTTGCTGCTCGGCGACGATGCAACATTGAAATTCCGAGTCGCGAGATAA
- a CDS encoding DMT family transporter — protein MAWFLLVVAGILEAGWAVGLKFTNGFTKPLPSVLTIIGIVASMYLLAVAARTLPISTAYAVWVGIGAFGATIFGMTVLGETATPLRFFFLLLLLVSITGLKLTSH, from the coding sequence ATGGCATGGTTTCTGCTCGTGGTCGCCGGCATTCTTGAAGCCGGTTGGGCGGTTGGGTTGAAGTTCACAAATGGTTTCACAAAGCCGTTGCCGAGTGTCCTAACCATCATCGGTATTGTCGCCAGCATGTATCTATTGGCAGTTGCTGCCCGTACCCTCCCGATCAGCACTGCCTATGCCGTCTGGGTGGGGATCGGCGCATTTGGAGCGACCATTTTCGGAATGACGGTGCTGGGTGAAACAGCAACGCCGTTGCGTTTTTTCTTTCTGCTCCTCTTGCTGGTCTCCATCACGGGCCTGAAACTCACAAGCCACTGA
- a CDS encoding WD40/YVTN/BNR-like repeat-containing protein, with the protein MPNILGRHLIVVLFFLSLASGNLTGQDVLRIESQGTGVEASFRGIAVRSATECWVSGSGGTVIRTTDSGQKWSVVQVPGSEDLDFRDIALPQPNVVLLMSAGPGNLSRIFRSDDNGASWSTVLTNDDERGFFNAIDFFDAERGVLVGDPIDGRLDLYQSSDGGQNWVAGQGPRVKEGEYGFAASGTNLTLVADRYVFVATGGSIARVFHSQDQCKTWSIATPPVTHGNESSGIFSIAFRDTQHGVIVGGDYKAPTLDRGNVARTDDGGVTWKLADSPPKVPHKACVGHLAENTWLAVGRTGVAISNDDGVSWHQQSDQSYYTFDFDQRSGIGWMAGSDGRVARFSVTPTSRNASDTGESLSH; encoded by the coding sequence ATGCCGAATATTCTAGGGCGACATCTGATTGTCGTCCTTTTTTTCTTGTCACTCGCCTCCGGAAATCTGACCGGACAAGATGTCCTACGAATCGAGTCGCAAGGGACAGGCGTTGAAGCATCGTTTCGAGGAATCGCGGTCCGTTCGGCGACCGAGTGTTGGGTGTCGGGGAGCGGCGGCACGGTGATCCGCACCACTGATTCGGGGCAGAAGTGGTCCGTTGTTCAAGTCCCTGGCTCTGAGGACCTCGATTTTCGTGACATCGCTCTTCCGCAACCTAACGTGGTCTTGTTGATGAGCGCAGGCCCTGGCAATCTGTCTCGCATTTTTCGATCCGACGACAACGGTGCCTCATGGTCCACCGTTCTAACCAATGATGATGAACGCGGATTTTTTAATGCGATTGATTTCTTTGATGCCGAGCGCGGAGTTCTGGTCGGTGATCCCATCGATGGGCGTCTCGATCTGTATCAATCTTCCGATGGCGGACAGAATTGGGTGGCTGGACAAGGGCCGAGAGTCAAAGAGGGCGAGTATGGTTTCGCAGCGAGCGGAACGAACCTGACGCTCGTCGCCGACCGCTATGTCTTCGTCGCCACAGGCGGCTCCATTGCCAGAGTTTTTCATTCGCAAGACCAGTGTAAAACATGGTCGATCGCTACGCCTCCAGTGACACATGGCAATGAATCATCCGGCATCTTTTCCATTGCATTCCGCGACACACAACATGGCGTCATTGTCGGAGGAGACTACAAGGCGCCGACGCTTGATCGAGGAAATGTTGCCAGAACTGACGACGGTGGTGTGACGTGGAAGCTCGCGGATTCTCCGCCAAAGGTGCCTCACAAAGCATGCGTTGGGCACCTCGCCGAAAACACGTGGCTTGCCGTCGGGCGAACCGGCGTTGCGATCTCGAACGATGATGGAGTTTCATGGCATCAACAATCCGATCAGTCCTATTACACATTTGATTTTGATCAGCGATCAGGAATCGGCTGGATGGCTGGCAGTGACGGGCGAGTGGCCCGTTTCTCTGTGACGCCGACGTCAAGAAACGCCAGTGACACTGGCGAGTCATTGTCGCATTGA
- a CDS encoding caspase family protein, translating into MRFLATALLVFVTVHVAAQDKYACVVGVEAYDTGTFDALDYANEDAHDLGESLSAIGFFTKVMTSDASSSPLRPATPQKILRVMKATAASCGPGDTLLISLSGHGVQFADEPPLESGVRETYFCPEDADLSDKSTLLRISEVMEFINQSRASRKLLLVDACRESVLSDRGKSKSAKRIDLGSIHENRESVPSGMAVLFSCSSKQFSWEHQDLKHSVFTNYVIDYLSGKAETRFYSGGTIDLDGLVYFVRKRTNEFVSGRNLSADGQAPVLRGESANWPLGDLRSRPASASWQVYSPDSYEGALRIQLAAELVKEAKSIHQSNAFRTKLQQTTFTVESFDGKNTEIREEKISDQQVQQALQHLESEISRVESGLRFVTGISRGELAIGETSGHSSRRDYDDGSRYVQMYQPSGRLHADLLQDFERLLNEDKPDYSTVAGLGQNAADLLARYSINDFDRLLSRLPKNSSDLDGSARCTKMVLAAFAGNQEEVRILSQKPPFYTHRPYWVVPFVIRDENAFVRSVVGTTPDMADMLLFIIGELVTKGKVSDDTFSLVNSMSDDASGALLVDQGGTMLIEKDFYWLLGTLKQRSAFTRFANGSSDLGLKAYANLAFARGLLWTIDY; encoded by the coding sequence ATGAGATTTCTTGCAACCGCACTCTTGGTGTTCGTCACTGTCCATGTCGCAGCCCAAGACAAGTACGCTTGTGTGGTGGGGGTTGAAGCCTATGACACAGGCACCTTCGATGCGTTGGACTACGCCAATGAGGATGCTCATGACCTCGGCGAATCGCTCAGTGCGATCGGTTTTTTCACAAAAGTAATGACGAGTGATGCGAGTTCATCACCGCTCCGCCCGGCGACTCCACAGAAGATTCTGCGGGTGATGAAGGCGACCGCTGCTAGCTGTGGTCCGGGTGACACCTTATTGATCAGTCTCTCCGGTCACGGGGTGCAGTTCGCCGACGAGCCGCCACTGGAGTCGGGGGTTCGCGAAACGTATTTTTGTCCCGAGGACGCCGACCTAAGTGACAAGTCTACCTTGTTGAGAATCAGCGAAGTGATGGAGTTCATCAACCAATCAAGGGCAAGTCGAAAGTTGTTGTTGGTGGACGCATGCCGTGAAAGTGTTCTCTCGGATCGCGGAAAGAGCAAGTCGGCGAAGCGAATTGACTTGGGCAGTATTCATGAGAACCGCGAAAGCGTTCCCAGTGGAATGGCGGTCCTATTCAGTTGCAGCAGCAAGCAGTTCAGTTGGGAGCATCAAGACCTCAAACACAGCGTGTTTACGAATTACGTCATCGATTACCTAAGCGGCAAGGCCGAGACGCGTTTTTATAGTGGCGGAACGATCGACCTCGACGGTCTGGTGTATTTCGTTCGAAAACGCACGAACGAATTCGTATCCGGACGAAATTTGAGTGCTGATGGGCAAGCACCCGTGCTTCGGGGCGAAAGCGCCAATTGGCCGCTGGGCGATTTGCGTTCACGACCCGCTAGTGCGTCCTGGCAAGTCTATTCGCCCGACAGCTACGAGGGGGCTCTCCGCATTCAGCTCGCAGCAGAGTTGGTGAAGGAAGCGAAATCAATTCACCAGTCAAATGCGTTTCGAACAAAACTCCAACAGACGACGTTTACCGTTGAATCATTCGATGGCAAGAACACCGAGATTCGCGAAGAGAAAATCAGCGATCAGCAAGTCCAGCAAGCTCTTCAACATCTTGAAAGTGAGATCAGTCGAGTTGAGTCCGGCTTGCGGTTCGTTACTGGAATCAGTCGGGGTGAGTTAGCGATCGGCGAGACGTCCGGTCACAGCTCACGGAGAGACTATGACGACGGTTCGCGGTACGTGCAGATGTATCAACCATCAGGCCGGCTGCACGCTGACCTCTTACAGGATTTTGAGCGATTGCTCAATGAAGACAAACCAGACTACTCAACGGTAGCAGGTCTTGGTCAGAACGCAGCGGACTTGCTCGCGCGATACTCGATAAATGACTTTGATCGCCTTCTGTCGAGGCTTCCCAAGAACTCCAGTGATCTTGACGGCTCAGCCCGCTGCACAAAGATGGTTTTAGCGGCGTTTGCTGGGAATCAAGAAGAGGTTCGAATTTTGTCCCAGAAACCACCATTCTATACCCATCGCCCCTATTGGGTCGTTCCGTTCGTCATTCGTGATGAGAATGCCTTTGTCCGAAGCGTCGTCGGGACAACGCCGGATATGGCAGACATGCTTTTGTTCATCATTGGGGAGTTGGTGACGAAGGGAAAGGTGAGCGACGATACGTTCAGTCTGGTCAATTCTATGAGCGATGATGCGTCCGGAGCATTGTTGGTGGATCAGGGCGGTACGATGCTCATTGAAAAGGATTTTTACTGGCTCTTGGGGACACTCAAGCAACGTAGTGCTTTCACACGATTCGCGAACGGCAGCTCTGATTTAGGATTGAAAGCCTATGCGAACCTAGCGTTCGCAAGAGGATTGTTGTGGACGATCGACTATTAG